A window of Elgaria multicarinata webbii isolate HBS135686 ecotype San Diego chromosome 2, rElgMul1.1.pri, whole genome shotgun sequence contains these coding sequences:
- the C1D gene encoding nuclear nucleic acid-binding protein C1D yields the protein MAELDLVGEEYPTEIHDYLLAFEKSVGSVDEMLKTMMSVSRSELLQKLDPLEQAKLDLVSAYTLNSMFWVYLATQGINPKEHPVKQELERIRTYMNRVKEIADKKKAARLDKGAASRFLRNALYEPKPQSKSAKRTSVPAKKKKTH from the exons ATGGCGGAGCTGGACCTCGTCGGAGAAGAATACCCAACAGAGATTCATGATTACCTTTTGGCCTTTGAAAAATCTGTTGGTTCTGTAGATGAGATGTTGAAGACGATGATGTCTGTGTCTAGGAGTGAACTTCTCCAGAAG CTGGATCCTCTTGAACAAGCGAAATTAGATTTAGTCTCTGCTTACACTTTGAATTCAATGTTCTGGG TGTATCTTGCCACTCAAGGAATTAATCCAAAGGAGCACCCAGTAAAACAAGAACTG GAGAGAATAAGAACATATATGAACAGAGTGAAAGAGATAGCAGACAAGAAAAAAGCGGCCAGGCTGGATAAGGGAGCTGCTTCAAGATTTCTACGAAATGCACTCTATGAACCGAAACCTCAGAGCAAGTCTGCAAAGAGAACTTCTGTTCCAGccaaaaagaagaaaacccaCTAG